From a single Carassius gibelio isolate Cgi1373 ecotype wild population from Czech Republic chromosome A18, carGib1.2-hapl.c, whole genome shotgun sequence genomic region:
- the LOC127934062 gene encoding uncharacterized protein LOC127934062 — MSDNNHLCLLGLIFLSSLLTGVSGVNKTHVFISSGEDVRLPCNNALHDCTSTTWLYNRFSHSEAVELIGLGIKKRDIERHERLSLGSDCSLNIRNISTENHGSYICQQWTGVNGKHQKQGPDAGVYLHVLHVSSSHTEISAGLSVTLFCRLYSYPRVSCGDPGRSERIHLFWVNQAGVKSDSRYQISSSSDPCIISLNKTLLNEDHNREWRCEVTHRDQVKTSVTYTVKSSVSLFSLDSVHLSIFPAVIVIIVEFVVFAAPTVILLQIICARRAERKDSQQPEEIVLNMMSE, encoded by the exons atgtctgATAATAATCATCTGTGTCTGCTGGGACTGatctttctctcttcacttctcacag GTGTCAGTGGAGTGAATAAGACTCATGTGTTCATCAGTTCTGGTGAAGATGTCCGTCTGCCCTGTAATAATGCTCTTCATGACTGTACATCAACTACATGGCTCTATAACAGATTCAGTCATTCAGAAGCAGTTGAACTGATTGGTTTAGGGATAAAGAAGAGAGACATAGAGAGACATGAGAGACTGAGTCTGgggtctgactgctctctgaacatcagGAACATCTCAACAGAAAATC ATGGATCTTACATCTGTCAACAATGGACTGGTGTGAATGGAAAACACCAAAAACAAGGACCTGATGCTGGTGTTTATCTGCATGTTCTTCATG TCTCATCCTCACACACTGAGATCAGTGCAGGTCTCTCTGTGACTCTCTTCTGTCGGCTGTATTCATATCCTCGAGTCTCTTGTGGTGATCCGGGTCGTTCTGAGAGAATTCATCTGTTCTGGGTGAATCAGGCTGGTGTTAAATCAGACTCCAGATATCAGATATCATCCTCATCAGATCCCTGTATCATCTCTCTGAATAAAACACTCCTGAATGAAGATCACAACAGAGAGTGGAGATGTGAAGTTACTCACAGAGATCAAGTCAAGACCTCAGTCACATACACTGTCAAGAGTTCAG tctctttgttttctcttgattctgtTCATCTGTCCATCTTTCCTGcagtgattgtgattattgttgAGTTTGTGGTGTTTGCTGCTCCTACTGTGATTCTTCTTCAGATCATCTGTGCAAGAAGAGCTG AGAGGAAGGACTCGCAGCAGCCAGAGGAAATAGTGCTGAATATGATGTCAGAATAA